In one window of Helianthus annuus cultivar XRQ/B chromosome 17, HanXRQr2.0-SUNRISE, whole genome shotgun sequence DNA:
- the LOC110924722 gene encoding uncharacterized protein LOC110924722, with product MISHIWSILVKRESLWVEWVHSYRLKGHSFWTCKAVANTCCSWRKLLQLRPLIRSYIWSNLGNGSKTSAWFDWWSHLGPLGNFLTPRIISNAGFSIKSTVQDIRDNGSWRWPEAWRATYPVLIQLDNIQLHPSRPDKLLWNDGNDLDDYSSSRAWHSIRERAEEVDWTKLVWFNQCIPKHAFFTWLVFRRKLLTQDIILRWDWSRRKNMNMMCCLMCYENNDSHNHLFFDCNYSTQVWIKVRGKGGMNTVSPEWDHIVSWLAARASSKSAINFISRLIVAASIYFVWQERNARIFKNQTRPPDVLSDLIVQTVRYKLMGVKFKESSNVRRLLEAWGIHSTRMDDDGG from the coding sequence AAGGGCATAGCTTTTGGACGTGTAAGGCTGTAGCGAACACATGTTGTAGTTGGAGGAAGTTATTACAGCTTAGGCCGTTAATCAGGAGCTATATTTGGTCTAACTTGGGCAATGGAAGCAAGACCTCGGCTTGGTTTGATTGGTGGAGCCATCTAGGTCCGCTTGGTAATTTCTTGACTCCAAGAATCATATCAAATGCAGGGTTTTCTATTAAATCCACAGTTCAAGATATTCGTGATAATGGTTCTTGGAGGTGGCCTGAAGCGTGGAGGGCTACGTATCCTGTCTTGATCCAGCTCGATAATATTCAGCTTCATCCTAGCCGTCCTGATAAGCTCTTGTGGAACGATGGTAATGACTTAGATGACTACTCTTCATCTCGGGCATGGCATTCTATTAGAGAGCGTGCTGAGGAAGTAGATTGGACAAAGCTAGTTTGGTTTAATCAATGTATTCCCAAGCATGCTTTTTTCACGTGGTTAGTCTTTCGTCGTAAGTTACTTACTCAAGATATAATTCTGCGGTGGGATTGGTCGAGAAGGAAAAATATGAATATGATGTGCTGTCTTATGTGTTATGAGAATAATGACTCTCATAATCATCTGTTCTTCGATTGCAATTACTCCACTCAAGTTTGGATAAAGGTGCGTGGCAAGGGGGGTATGAACACGGTCTCGCCAGAATGGGATCATATTGTTAGCTGGTTAGCGGCTCGTGCGTCTTCGAAGTCGGCTATTAACTTCATTAGTCGGCTCATAGTTGCAGCTTCGATCTACTTTGTTTGGCAGGAACGGAATGCTAGAATATTCAAGAACCAGACGAGACCCCCAGATGTTCTGAGTGACTTAATCGTGCAGACTGTTCGATATAAGCTTATGGGTGTTAAGTTCAAAGAGAGTTCTAATGTTcgaagattgctggaagcttggGGGATTCACTCAACACGAATGGACGATGACGGAGGCTGA